The following proteins come from a genomic window of Bactrocera tryoni isolate S06 chromosome 1, CSIRO_BtryS06_freeze2, whole genome shotgun sequence:
- the LOC120768609 gene encoding protein ALP1-like produces the protein MDQALHITLWKLSNSRVTYRELSDKFDVSKGTAHKIFLKTINAICKLKNEICWPSISQQQTVMERFQASRPNAFPFVVGCLDGTHFKINTPKKDAISYYDRKGNYSIIMQGICDSTFRFLDVFIGYPGSCHDANVWKNSPIYKGITSGEIQLAKDAIILADSAYPLTKYLIAPYRDNETSVERGETI, from the exons ATGGATCAGGCTTTGCATATTACCTTGTGGAAGCTGAGTAATAGTAGAGTTACTTATCGTGAACTATCAGATAAGTTTGATGTTTCAAAAGGGACTGCccacaaaatttttcttaaaacgatTAATGCAATTTGCaagttaaaaaatgaaatatgttgGCCATCAATTTCCCAGCAGCAAACAGTAATGGAGCGTTTCCAAGCGAGCCGGCCGAATGCATTTCCTTTCGTAGTTGGCTGTTTGGATGGgacacattttaaaataaacacacCGAAGAAGGATGCAATTAGCTACTATGACCGAAAGGGGAACTATTCCATTATTATGCAG GGCATATGCGACAGCACATTTCGTTTCTTGGATGTTTTCATCGGATACCCAGGGAGCTGCCATGACGCCAACGTATGGAAAAATAGTCCGATATACAAAGGAATTACGTCTGGAGAGATACAACTTGCAAAAGATGCTATAATTTTAGCTGACTCAGCTTATCCTCTTACGAAATATTTGATCGCGCCTTATAGAGATAATGAGACATCTGTTGAGAGAGGAGAAACAATTTAG